The nucleotide window ACGTGTGTGAATAAGCCGCGTTCCCAATCTGCAAGAAGCTCTCACCCGAGGCCTCCAAAACACGCACCCGTAAGACCCCATCCACAAATACACGCTCCCACAGACACCAAAACAGACACCAAAACATCGCTGTGTGAGCCAGTAACAGAAGCCAATATGTAAGGCAGACTCTGATAAATACTATGCCTTTCAGCTATGTTGGGGGAGCAGACCTTTGAACCCAAGCTGCCAAGgaattcccctctccccacccctcccctggagGACTCCTCTCCTACAAACAGCCAGGTGACACCAAGCTCTTTCTCCTtccatcctctctcccccactccccaagcCCAAGCTTTATTCTCCACCAGGTCTGGGCTCTGGGAGGGCCGAAGAGAGCCCTTCTCACGGTTGTACCCTCCTCCTGGACGATGGGGCCTCCCACCCAAAATAGATGCAGACCCACccagcaggaggaggggctgacAGCTTTCAGGGAAAAGTCAGAACTCTGGATCTTGTAAGTCCAGACGTCCTATAAACTCTGACCGAAGAATAAACATCCCCTGGGACTGAGGGGAAGATATGCCGGTGGGCAGGGGGCCCGGCGCCTCTCTCTGCTCTGGGGACAGGCTGTTTAGTCCATATCCCTCATGGGCCTCTTTGGGCTCCTTCCTGTTCCCGGTCTGGACAAGTGGAGGCCCATCAGCGGGCCTGAGGCCTCGGACCTGGGACTCAGACCTCTCAGGGCTGGAAGGGGAACTGTTAAAACTCAACAAGCCCGGCCCTTTCCTtcgtttttatttggttttattttttaagtaggtttcatgcccagtggagggtttgaattcatgactgtgaaatcaagagttgtgtgccGCGCTGACTGGGACAGCCAGGCAGCCCCCATTTCCTCTTCTTGAACCTCCCTCATACCTCTCCCAACTGCTGCTAAAACAACCCGGCTAATGGGGAGCTCGCTCTTTCCCAGGGCAGTCTATTCTATGACTGGGCCTCTGGCAGTTAAAAAGTTCTAGAAGAGGGCTGACTAGAATTGTTCTGGGTGACCTGACTGAGCAAGAGTAAAGAACAATGGGtacaacaaaataatagcagGGCATTCGTTGAGCGACATGCTGAGCCAGACGCTTTGCATGCATCATCTCATTAAATCTGCCCTCCTTTCCAGGAGGACACACACaggatcagagaggttaggtCACCTGCCCAAGCTAACCCAGCTGTCGTGTGCAGAGGCCGGGGTTCAGGTCACTCTGGTGCAGAGTCCATGCTTTAAATATTAGCCTGTACTGTTTTTCCAcaatcaaaaagcaaaaatagcatacACGCACTAAAACACCATCcaactgggacgcctgggtggtttagtcggttgggcatccaacttcagctcaggtcacgatctcgcagttcgtgagttcgagccccgcgtcagggtctgtgctgacagctcggagcctggagcctgcgtcagattctgtctccctctctctgctcctcccccactcacactctgtctctctctgtctctcaaaaataaataaagtttaaaaaaaaatttaaaaatataaataaagtaaagCACCATCCAACtaacacaggcacacacaaagCCAATCAAGTCACAATAAAAACGGCTAAAATGTGCCAAATATTTAGTACTagttgtgtgccaggcacatcATAATTTTCATGATAAATCCATTTAAACAACCCCaagaggaacctgaggctcaCTGAGCTTAGGAAAAGTAAGATGTGCATCCTCAGGGAGAAATGAGCTCTCCCTGATAATGAAGGTGTCCAACCGAGATGCTTACAAAGGGGATCCTGTGCTGGGAGGGGCCGCACGGGACATCCCCCGGGTCTGAGGTTGTATGGGTGGTGAGTGCTAACAAGAGACGAGGTACCGGGCGAAGTCGATCAGTTAATTCAGAAACACACGCTTGGTGTTTTCAAGGCTGGCTGCTGGGCAGAAGGGAGGCCCTAGCCATCCAGGCCCCGAGTACAAGTCCACCTCCTAGAGTCCTACCCCTACTGCCATTTCcttgactgccccccccccccaatgggGGAGAAGGCCTCGGCACCTGGCCTGGGCAGAGGGTCATGTGGACACCCCAGGGGCCTCCCATTCACCCAGGCCTTTCCCTTTTTTGAGAACTGGGAGTTTGCTGGCTGGGtctgttcccaccaacagtgttccCGTCCAGGGAGCTTAAAATAGTGCCTCTTGGCTGGGGCTCTCGAGTGAGCAGTGAGGCAGGCATTTGTGCAAATATGGGCCTGGGAGAAAGAGTCCTACCCAGGAGGGTGGCGGGTGGGGTGGGCAGCATGTCAGGAGAGCCAAGACCTCCTGTGGAGGATGCGCCCTCCTGGCCACAGCCCCCCTCCATCTTGCAAGAGAGGCGCCTGTTAGTCTCCTGCCCCCCCAGACCGTACTGGGCTCACTTGGGCACGTCTTTAGACTGAATCCCACAGGCCCTCCTTGCTCTAGGGCGAGCCTCCTGGAAACGGGGCCTGTGCATTCTTCTGCACGTTCTATCCTTGTTCCCACCTCACAATGCCCTTCCCACTCAAGCACACTCCAGAAGCATCCTTGAAGGCCCAAATCAGTTTTAATAATAGCAGCGACAATTGCATCCACCTTTAATTGAGCATTTACTTTTGTCAGGCGCTCAGCTAAGTCTTTcaacatgcattatctcatttgatcctcacgaCATTCTATCCAAGCCAGgttattattatctccactgtgcagaagaaaccaaggctcagagaagtcaagggACTGTCCCGAGGACACATAGCTGTGAACTGATAGACGCAGGAGTAAAAGTCAGGTCTGTCCATCTCTAGAATCTGAACCCTTACCCCTGGGCTATACCTCTTCCTACAGGTTCCTGATGCTCTGGCCTCCCGTCCTCCATTCCAGCATTAACACTCCATATTGCATATAGCTGCTTTGAGTCAACGCATCAAAGATTTCGCGAATGCCTACTACGTGCCGGGAACACTGCTGGGCGTCTCGCTCACCCCCTGGGAGCTCTCAGGTCCCCTTGAGGACTCTGGTTTGGGCTTGGGTTCAGTGACCTCCCCAGCATTCACGGACCTGTTTGTTGAGGATGTCCAGGTAAGGCTGAGGCAAGCATAGCCCCTCCTCAATGACCAGCTGGccatcccctctcctctcctggctacaactttcctttctttcccccactgCAGGGAACAGCATGTACAGGAATCAGACAAACTTGCTTTGAACCCTGTGACTTTgggctccctgagcctcagtttccccctccgTAGATAAGGGATAAAATTAGGACCTCGCCACAGGGTGGCTGGGAAGATGTAATGAAACAATTGCACACGAAGgacttagcacagggcctggcagtcAGTCAGCAGATATTAAGCAGTAGCTATTACTATTACTAGttgttattttctgaaaattatgaTGTCCTGGTGACAAATGCCCAAGGCCTAGAACATACTAGATGCTCCAAGTGAAGGGAATCACTCACAAGGCAGACGGAGGcctccaccccatccctgccccttcaCTCTCGGTGGCTGTGCCCTTCCTGCAGTGACTGGGAGGTGTCTCAGCGCTTGACCCTAACAGTGGGTCACTTGGGCTGCCAGGGGCAGGCCCAGGACCCATACCCCATCACTTGGTCCCCTCATTTGCAACGCTAGGGCCCATTCAGACTTGGTTGGTGTGAGGTTCCCTCAGGGCTTGCGGCCCCTCTTCAGGGTCGTCTGGCTTTCTGGTGGCGCCACCTGGTGGTGAGCACAGCACAGTTCATGGCAGGCTCTGCAGCCAGAGGGCTGTCTGGAGACTGAGCAAGACcatcccctgccccttcctctccagcACATCCGCCCCTTCCCTCATTTACGAGTGCCAACCACCTTCCGTGAAAAAATCCTAACGACTCCAACTTTGCCGTGAACCCAAGAACCCCAAGTTCTTAGGCCTCCCTCTCAGGCCTGGGTTGGGTCCCATGGTGGTCTGCCAGGAGGGTTCACACTTAGGACATCTCTGAGGGCAGATGACCCTTCAGTGGTTTCTAGAAACCTAGGCTGGAGGAAGGGACCTCCTTCCAGGCCCGAGCTGGCCCAGGCATGGGAAACCCAGTAATGGTCACTGGGCCCATCCTTGACTCCCTGAAGCACCTTCCCTGGGGACCTCACAGATTCCCCGTCCCGACTGGGAGGAGTCTGGAGCCCCAGCCGGGCCCAGGGCTGTAGGTGTAAACTTTGGGGGAAGAGCAGTAAGAATTAGGAGACTGAGGCATGCTCTAACCAGCCTCATGGGGCTCTGACACCAACATACCATGTCAGCTAGGGTGAGGcccacccctccctggcctccGTCTCCCGTGCTCAAGTGGAggttgggtgggggaaggagaagatgaCGGGTAAGGATTCCTGTAGCTCCCAGACTGGCTCCTTGTCAggtgcagattcctgggcctgcTTTGTCAGAGCTCTGAGGCCAGGACCCTGGAATCCATATTGACGCGCACTGAAGCTGGAAGCTAAGGAAGCTAAGTCGTGTCTTTGAGACTTCCCTCTCTGTGGATGCCGGGCTGCGGGTGGGGCCACCCCAGCTGCATGCTGGTCGGTCCCCCTGCCGGCTGCAGCAGAGGGGTAGCGAGGAGACTGccccccagccctcaccccctCACGCTTGCCCCGAGGACAGTGGCGGTGGGGCTGAGGCAGCCGGAGTGGGGGCCCTCGCTGCCTGAGGAGGTATTTTCGGAGTCCCCCCTCCCTCTGGAGTTTCCAGTGATAGAATAGAGTCCTGTCTAGTATTTGACCAAATATGGTGGTATCTCTCCACGAGCTCCCGCCTCAGCCAGTTTCTCAGTTATGCTGTGGAAACCTGCCCCGGACAGATTAATCTTGTGACATTCAGGAGCGCGTCGCACTCGGCGTTCTCTCCCTCAGCCGATTCCTGTAAATGGCCAGGAGTGGCCCTCCGCAAGACGCTGCAGTCCCCAGTGTTTGCTCACAGACACTCCCTGTCCTCTGCAcgctccctcccagccctcctctgcctccctggggGGACTGGCTCCCTCACATCGGGGCCTGGCCGGGCTGTTCACCTGAGGTGAGAGACCTAGGCCCCTGCGGGGCTGCTCAGTTCAGCGTGGGATCCTGGGGTCACCCGAGCTCACCACATTGCGGCCTGAGCCTGTGAAGCCCAGAGCTCTCTCAGGGCCCCGGGGGGTAGGAAGGAGAGTTGGCTGAGCGATGAGAACCACACGGGCTCTAATGCTAATCAGAACGGCTAATGTTTATAATAACAACTATATGATTATTTCATAATGATCATTTTCGTCATAAACAGctaagtgtttattgagcacttactacatgtCAGGTACTGTGCCAGCTGTTAAACACGGTTTATTTCCTTTACTCCTTTTAACAGCCCCAAGTAGTGGCCGCCGTGATTCCCCCCATCCTAGAGAGGTGGGAAGTGAGGCTCAGAACGATTTCAGGAAGAAAGGGGCCAGGCGACTGTCGATTCCTGGGCatgactcccattttacagagaaggagactgaggctgagagagagtcAAAGTCACAGACAGCTACACAGGGGCAGGCCCCTGGACGGAAGACCCTCTACAtggaatggtggggggggggggcgctgcatCGGGAAGGGCAGAATAGCCAGCCACGAAGTCCTCCTGAACTGCGACTTGGCCGGCGCAGGAGCACAGATTCAGAAACATGCTCACAGCAGGCCAGAATTGTGCAGAAAATATCCCAAGACAAACAGCATGGGGTGGGGGATAGAGGCCTGCACAGGGACCAGGTATGAATCCCGGCTCTGTCGTCTCTTACCCACTGTGTAATCCTCGACAAGTCCCTTCCttgctctggcctcagtttcccttcctgAGAACTGACTAGGCGGGTGGGGCTCCCCCACCCAGGGCCGTTGAACTCACCTGAGGCTGGCTGAGGCCGGAGGGCCTGAGGCTGTTTCCCCGGGAGACGGGGCCCGCGTCCCGCTCCTGGCTGGCACACTCGAGAACATTTGCTCTCCTGACCAACGGACAGCCCGTCCCGCCTCCGCCCTCACCCCCTTGCCATCCCCAAAGCAAACGAAGCTGATTGTCTTAGCCGGCCCTGTGGGTGCCGGCCGGGTGGCTAGCCGCAGGCCACAGGCGGAGGTCCCACCCGCCAGGGCCCCGCCGGACACACAGGGCATTGTCCCTCAGTCAACAGCCCCCGGGCACCTCGGCCCGGCTCCTGGCCTGCCCCCACGCCCCTCGCCGCCAGGCCCAGCCAGCTGGGGGCCCGAGGCTCCCAGCTGATGACGagcccacccagccaccccccagCAGCCCCCTGACGAGCTATAATTGCTTCGCTCCTTCCTGTTGCTGCCATTCTCTTGGCGGAGGCATCTGGGGTTCCAGGCGGGCGGCAGCTGCTGGCCAACCGCCTGGCTCGCGGGATGGACTGGCCGCACAACCTGGTACGtggctcttccccacccccacccccaccccattttagGGCCTGAGTGTTTCGTTACTTCTCTCCTATTGATTCATGGCTGCCTCTGTTTGGCTTGGAATCTGCAGAGGTGAGTTCTCCCTCTGCCGTCTCTCCCCCAGGGCgaggaagaaacagagactgGTCTCAGAGCCTGCGGCCATGGCCGACAGCTCGGGCTCCTGAACTGGGCTCAGCCCGTCCACAGCGAAGCCCTTTCAGGCCCAAGCCGTCCGGGGCGGGGGAGCCTGGCAAACTCCGTTATCGGGGTTCTTCCAGAGAAGTCCCTGGGTCCTGAGAGCCaggccgtgtgaccttgggcaagtccttgtgtttctgtttcccaggggaggtggggggacttGGATCCTATTCTGGGTTTCTCTGAGTGGAGGGCCCGAGTTCAAGGGCGCCAGGGTGAGCAGCCCAGAGGAGAAAGCCAATTGTGAAGGAGGCCTTTTTTCCTGCACCGGAATCCGGGACCAAAAGGGAAGAATTTAGCGACTTGAATCTCTTTGGGGGATTTTGTGCCAGGCAGTGGTGTTGCCAGGAGGGGCTGTGCTGGAACTTGTGTTCAAGGGTCAAGGTTTGTTGGGTAGCCTGGATCGGTCAGGCCTGGGCTGTGCAGGTGCTGAGGTGAGTGGTTCGGGGCAGGTGGGAGCCTGGTTAGATGCAGGGACAAGataacccccccctccccgccccccgccccaaccaAGATTCTTCCCTTCTGGCAAGCCCTGGGCCCCACCCGAGTCCtggcccttctctccctgccttgcGGGAGAGTCGGGTCCTGCCAGGCTCCTGGGGCTTCTCCTGAGCGAGCCAGAGACTTTCCTGACGCTCTGGGTTCTATGGGAAGAAGTGGACGGAGGTTGGCGAGGTTGGATACGGGTGAGgcgtggatggggtggggggcagggagagggccgGGCATAGACGAGGGGGGCACAGGTGTCATGGAGTCCAACAGGGATCCTCAGCCGCGACCTGCCCATCTCCCCAACTTCATCTCACGCCCCCTCCTCTGCACACTCTATTTCAGCCTCGCGGTTTCCCCGGCAAAGCTCTTCACCGACGCAAACCTTTTCTCACGCTGccacccctccctgacccccacccccgtgAGATATTTAGACTCCCTCTGCCCacatctgcctccctcttatcCTTCAAATTTCACCTACATGCCGGCTCCCTAGAAAGGCCTTGCGGGACCACTCGGCTGCTGCTAAGCGGTTGGCCCTGATCTCTAGCCACAGGCAGCCCGCGTCATCATCACATTTGTCACTAGAGATTTAGGTGCTTGTTACTTGTTCACCGTCTGTTCCCCCACCCAGACTGTAAGCTACAGAAGGGGCAGGGATGGTGACAGCCGTTGACTGACTCGGTCACAGAAGGGAGGAGACAGTATATGGAAGCTGCTGCAATGCCTGCCTGCATGGAGTCCGTGCTTAGTAGGGGAGGGATGCATAACAGAACCACACACGTGAACTCTAAGTCTGCAGGCATGCGAGGGGCGTGTGGTGTTGAAAGCCCCAAAAGGTCCACTGAGGCATCCCGAAGGACGTGACACTGGGCTGAGACATGAGGGGTTGAGGGGTAAGAGGCATTTAGATGAATGAGGGAGGCAGGACTCTGCGGGTGGCAGCCTGTGCAAAGTCCCTGTGGCAGGAAGGGGCATTTTGGGAGGAAGGGCTGGAGAGAAGGCCAGAGGCTGGAGCGCAGGTGTGAGAGGAAGTCAGGGGTAAGATTGGAGGAGGCAGGGCTCAGCAGAGGTCAGACCATGTGGCAGAGTAGGGGTGTCTTTAACCTAAGGGTGAATGGTCAAGCTGGAGGTTAACATCAGATCGGCATTTCAAGCAGCTGTCCTTGGCCATGGTGCCGAGAACGGATTGAAGGAGACCGGGGGGATGTGGGGAGACCAGGTGGGAGGCTGTTGAGGGATGGTGGTGCAGATGGATAAATGGAAAGGTGGGGAGATTTTGAAGAGGTGATACAGGCGGGACTTAGTCCTGTCCACATGTCTATACCTGTGGTGGCCTGGCAGGTGGGGCGGTCCCTGTAAaggccctcttccctctctcttccctgagcCTGGAGTCTTGGCCCAGAGGGACACCCGGCTCTCCTATCTTTGACGTGTGGCCTTCTTTCCCAGCTGTTCCTTCTGACCTTCTCCATCTTCCTGGGGCTGGGCCAGCCCAGGAACCCCAAAGGCAAGAGGAAGGGGCCAGGGCGGCCTGGAACGCTGGCTTCTGGGCCTCACCAGGTGCCGCTGGACCTGGTGTCACAGGCGAAGCCGTACGCCCGCATGGAGGAATACGAGAGGAACCTCGGGGAGATGGTAGCCCAGCTGAGGAACAGCTCTGAGCCGGCCAGGAGGAAGTGTGAAGTCAACCTGCAGCTGTGGCTGTCCAACAAGAGGAGTCTGTCGCCCTGGGGCTACAGGTAGGCTGGGCTGGGCAGCCACAGGCAAGCTGCGTgtagggggcgggagggggggcacCGTGCCCACTGTCCCCACCATTGTAATAGTTACACCTTGGATCGGGAGGCCCGagtgcctgggtttgaatctcggCTCTGTCCCCTACTCGCTGCGTGGCTTTGGGCAGCCTCAGtgtctccgagcctcagtttcttgcgTGTCAGTGGGGATGACGGTAGTTCAAACTTCGTCGGTTTTATAGGCTTGTGATTAAAtgagctgtctgtgcagagccctggCATTTGTGTTCCCCACGTCCCCGCTGGAGTGCCTGCAAGGCTCTCACTTCCTCTGCCTCGGCGTGCCTTGTACACCCTCCCAGTCACAGCGCCTGCAGGGCGGTATTGAGTTCTGTGTCTACATCTGCCTCTCACGACTGGCACCTCCCCAGTGCCCGCATCAGAGTCATCTAAGGACTCTCGTGCCCCACTCCGTCAAAATCTGCAGGAAGAGGCCCAGAGAGTGATATGTCACACACCTCCGCGTGATCGGGAACCAAAACCCGCTGTTCTCAGACTACAGGGTCGGTGCCTTACCTCGGTCAAAGCTCTACttctaagcacagagcctggcatgcaCAAGGGGCCAAATGCCTGCGTGCTGGAAGAAACCGAGTAACCTTGAAGGGTCGTCACTCACAAGTCAGGCCAAAGATTTTTTAGGGGCGCAACTTAGGTCCTGAGATCCTAGAAGTGCGTAgctttctgggatgatggaaaGTCTAACACGGTAGGCACTGAGCTGTTGAGCGCTTGAAAAGTAACTAGTGTAGCTGAGGAgctaattttgattattttatttgtcttaaatttatttatcttaactGAGGGATAGTTGACTAATTCTGATTAAGTtcaatttaaatagccacatgtggcttagTGGCTACCGTATCTGGAATGTGGCAATTGGAGGGCTCCATAAAGATCCTGCTCAAAGCTGGACTTCAAAACTTACTGTGCCCTTGaatctggggggggtggggggggggaggggaggtcttaTAAAAATGCAGGTTTGGATCCAGGAGGTCTGGGGCAGGGATGagattctgcttttctaacaagctcttggtgatgctgatgctgtagGTCCGCAGTcaaactccctccctcccaattagcagatgaggaaactgaggcacagagaaggcaagGTCATAAAACAAGTCCCTGTACTCTCAGGTCTGGGAGGGAACTTGTCTGTGTTGCCCATCAGTGAACACCTAATGTCCAGGACAGACTCACATGGTGGGTGTCTGAAAAATATGTGCTGAACAAATAGAAACGAAGTCAGAATAGAACCCAGGCTTCCTGACTCCTCTTCTCGTGAGGATTAGGCATCAATGTGCTCATCTATCGTTTCCCACGGAAGAAGTTTCCCAGGGATATGaacatggtgggggggagggggggtaggtAGACGGAGAAGGCCTTAGCTTCTTTGCAATCCCAGAGCAGAATCTAGTACTGGGATGGGCAACTGGTGGATGAAAGAAGggagctgggtgaccttgagcctGGATAACCTGGGGGCTGGCTTGCCTTCCAAGATCTTTGGTTTTCTCACCTGGCACACGGAGTTAATTACTGTCCATCCTCCACCACCGCGCAGTCTTGCTGTGGGAATGAAAAC belongs to Acinonyx jubatus isolate Ajub_Pintada_27869175 chromosome A1, VMU_Ajub_asm_v1.0, whole genome shotgun sequence and includes:
- the IL17B gene encoding interleukin-17B is translated as MDWPHNLLFLLTFSIFLGLGQPRNPKGKRKGPGRPGTLASGPHQVPLDLVSQAKPYARMEEYERNLGEMVAQLRNSSEPARRKCEVNLQLWLSNKRSLSPWGYSINHDPSRIPADLPEARCLCLGCVNPFTMQEDRSMVSVPVFSQVPVRRRLCPLPPRTGPCRQRAVMETIAVGCTCIF